A single Camarhynchus parvulus chromosome 5, STF_HiC, whole genome shotgun sequence DNA region contains:
- the NKX2-8 gene encoding homeobox protein Nkx-2.8, whose translation MATSGRISFTVRSILDLPEQDANSIKQASDHRHSAENYTGSPYRGWIETDRNHYPSSDESGPEMSLPDSTQRSLPARGSEAEEKKKKRRVLFSKAQTLELERRFRQQRYLSAPEREQLARLLSLTPTQVKIWFQNHRYKMKRARSEGPGSPQPRPPALLRRVVVPVLVRDGEPCRGCPASPPAALALQGYRACPPAAALGVFPAYQHLAHPAVVSWGW comes from the exons ATGGCCACATCTGGGAGGATCAGTTTTACAGTGAGGAGCATTTTGGATTTACCAGAGCAGGATGCTAATAGCATAAAGCAAGCCTCTGACCATCGCCACTCAGCGGAGAACTACACCGGCTCGCCGTATCGAGGGTGGATAGAAACAGACAGAAATCACTATCCCT CTTCCGACGAGAGCGGCCCGGAGATGAGCTTGCCCGACTCCACCCAAAGGTCGCTCCCCGCCCGCGGCTCGGAGGCcgaggagaagaagaagaagcgGCGGGTGCTCTTCTCCAAGGCGCAGACGCTGGAGCTGGAGCGGCGGTTCCGGCAGCAGCGGTACCTCTCGGCGCCGGAGCGGGAGCAGCTGGCCCGGCTGCTCAGCCTCACCCCCACACAGGTGAAGATCTGGTTCCAGAACCACCGCTACAAGATGAAGCGGGCGCGAAGCGAGGGTCCCGGCAGCCCGCAGCCGCGCCCGCCCGCGCTGCTGCGCCGGGTGGTGGTGCCGGTGCTGGTGCGGGACGGGGAGCCCTGCCGCGGCTGCCCCGCCAGCCCGCCG GCCGCCCTCGCACTGCAGGGCTACCGAGcctgcccgcccgccgccgccctcgGCGTCTTCCCCGCGTACCAGCACTTAGCGCACCCGGCCGTGGTCTCCTGGGGATGGTGA